The stretch of DNA GTAGTTATAAGTATCTAAAAATAAATGATTATCTTAACGGCGCGATGAAAATCAACGACAGCTATGCCGGTGATTTTTATCCTCCGGTGAACTACATGCAGATGGGCTCTCACCCTAACGTGTCGAAGAATAAGCCTTTTGGGGTCACAGATTCGAAACTGGTATTTCGTCTTAAAGTTACCCGCCGTTTTATCAATATGGTGCCGATCCCACGCCAGACGATGTTCCGTGTCTACGTCACGACCACTACCGGCGATCCGTTAAGTACGGTGGTTTACACCATCAGCTATAGCGGCAAGGTTGAAGTGCCGCAGACCTGTGAAATCAACGCCGGCCAGGTGGTCGAGTTCGACTTTGGCAGCATTGGCGCATCGCTGTTCAGCCAGGCCGGGGCCGGTAATCGCCCGCAAAGCGTGACGCCGCAGAGCAAAACCGTCGGCATCAAATGCACCAATATTGACGCTCAGGCTTACCTTACGCTGCGTCTTGAAGCCGAAAAGGCCAGCGGCAATATGATGGTGTCCGATAACAGCGATCTCGGCTTTATCGTGGCCAACTCCAGCGGCACGCCGCTGACGCCAAACAACCTGGGCAGCAAGATTAATTTCCAGCTTGATGATACGGCGGCGGCAAGGGTGGGGATTCGCGCCTGGCCGGTGAGCGTCACGGGCGTTAAGCCGAAAGAAGGGCCATTCACCGCCCGCGGCTATCTGCGTGTTGATTTTGATTAAGGGGAAAAGGATGAAAAAATTATCCCTGGCCGCGCTGACTCTGTTTTCAGCGTTGTTGAATCCCATGGCCAAAGCGGCCTCTCCGCTGGGGGAGATCAACGTTGAGCTGCGTGGCAATATTGTGGATTACACCTGTGTCATTGAGACGGCGAGCGACAACAAGACCGTGAAGCTGGGATCGTGGCCGACCAAACAGCTGCGCACCGCAGGCAGCACGACACAGGCCATGCCGTTCAACCTGAAGCTAACCGGCTGCCCGCCAGGCGGCGCTGCGTCGATAACCTTTACCGGAAAGGATACCGGCAGCGGGCTGCTGGCGCTGAACGCGGCCAGCACGGCGAAGAACGTGGCGATTGAACTTCTCAATGAGGATAAGTCCCGGCTGTTGCTGAATAACGCCAGTAAAACGATGCAGGTGGATGCTAACGGTGACGTAACGATGAAGTTTTGGGCCAACTATATAGCGACGGCTGACAACGCAGATGCCGGGCTGGCCAATGCCGATGCGACGTTTCTGATTAACTACAACTAAAAGAATCCAGATAGTTCCAGAAAATAACCGGGAGGAGCGTTCCCGGTATTTCCGCTTCCAGCGCTCGATTGTCCCTTATAGCAGCTCGTGCACCTTGGCATAGTCAATCAGCTCGACAATTGAAGTGAGTCCAAGTTTAGAGAATATATTCGCTTTATGTGCGCTAATGGTTTTATTGCTAAGCAGGAGTTGCTCGGCAATCTCTTTATTTGATAGCCCATTTGCCAAATAGCGCAGCACGGTTACCTCACGGTTGGATAATGGCATGTCGTCCATCGTTCCCCGGCGAGATTTATGGCTGCTGATAAAATGCAGCGTCTCCGAAGGGAAAAAGGAGTAGCCCGACAGCAGCATTTCCACCGCGTTAAATATATCTTCCTGCTCCTTACGTTTGCTAACAAATCCGTTGGCACCCGCCTGAATCGCGCGCCCGGCGTAAAAAGACTCTGATTTTGATGACAGGAAAAGGATCTTGGTTTTTTCCTGTATTCCTTTGATTCTCTTGAGTAATGTGAAGCCGTCGGTGTTTGGGAGTTCAATATCAAGAATCACCAGGTCGACGGGATTCGCTCGCATATAGTCGATAACTTCCCGACCATCATCTGTTTTTAAAACAACATTAATATCTTTATTCTTCTGGAGCAGCACTTCTATCGACATTCTGACAATAGGGTGTTCGTCCATAATGATTACGGATGCCGGTTTCATTTTTTTTGCCTCGAGTGTTTGATAAAAACATCGCTTTGACACAGCGTCAATGGCAGCGAAAGTGATAAACAGTGAGTTGGCGGTTGCCGGTCTTTATGCGGGAACCTCCTTGTTTATATTAATACTTATCCCTTTTTAAATTCGTTATTCATGGCTGGAGAACGACTGCCTAAATAACTTCACATTTAAACGTTATAAATGCCCTGGCAAATATAAATATGTGATGAGGTGATTATACAGCGCAGTTCTTGTGGGAAAAGTCTGATGTTCCTGGGGTTAATCAGAGTCAATACGAAATGCTGCGTAATTGATCGTCATTTTTATAAATTGAATTAAGAAACCTTAATTTTGAGTTAGGGTGGTTGAA from Cedecea neteri encodes:
- the fimH gene encoding type 1 fimbria D-mannose specific adhesin FimH; this translates as MKLNTLITGGLLLACAGPAAATVCSNEKGIPTDIAYDLSDKFNSSNNNVGQIVTLSEKSGLIGVNAVCPKGTSGNTTKRSYVTDLPIQEVVGSYKYLKINDYLNGAMKINDSYAGDFYPPVNYMQMGSHPNVSKNKPFGVTDSKLVFRLKVTRRFINMVPIPRQTMFRVYVTTTTGDPLSTVVYTISYSGKVEVPQTCEINAGQVVEFDFGSIGASLFSQAGAGNRPQSVTPQSKTVGIKCTNIDAQAYLTLRLEAEKASGNMMVSDNSDLGFIVANSSGTPLTPNNLGSKINFQLDDTAAARVGIRAWPVSVTGVKPKEGPFTARGYLRVDFD
- the sfmF gene encoding fimbria assembly protein — encoded protein: MKKLSLAALTLFSALLNPMAKAASPLGEINVELRGNIVDYTCVIETASDNKTVKLGSWPTKQLRTAGSTTQAMPFNLKLTGCPPGGAASITFTGKDTGSGLLALNAASTAKNVAIELLNEDKSRLLLNNASKTMQVDANGDVTMKFWANYIATADNADAGLANADATFLINYN
- the fimZ gene encoding fimbria biosynthesis transcriptional regulator FimZ, with protein sequence MKPASVIIMDEHPIVRMSIEVLLQKNKDINVVLKTDDGREVIDYMRANPVDLVILDIELPNTDGFTLLKRIKGIQEKTKILFLSSKSESFYAGRAIQAGANGFVSKRKEQEDIFNAVEMLLSGYSFFPSETLHFISSHKSRRGTMDDMPLSNREVTVLRYLANGLSNKEIAEQLLLSNKTISAHKANIFSKLGLTSIVELIDYAKVHELL